In the genome of Thermotoga sp., the window GATGGAAGAGATGTATCTTTTCAAGATCTATGAAGAATCCGATCTTTTCTCCACTTTTGAAATCAACGTCGCCAGGAATCTTTGCAACGATTTTTTCATCTCCAATGTTCAGGTGGAGTATCGTATCCGACATGAGCTTTTCAGCAAAGTATACTTCTCCCTCCAGTTTGATGGTGTTTGGTTTCTCCTCC includes:
- a CDS encoding TOBE domain-containing protein, which produces EEKPNTIKLEGEVYFAEKLMSDTILHLNIGDEKIVAKIPGDVDFKSGEKIGFFIDLEKIHLFHPETGERLS